In Drosophila gunungcola strain Sukarami unplaced genomic scaffold, Dgunungcola_SK_2 000136F, whole genome shotgun sequence, a single window of DNA contains:
- the LOC128265585 gene encoding spectrin beta chain isoform X3 produces the protein MTTDISIVRWDPSQGPGNEYIDEYEYDGGNSSSRLFERSRIKALAEERESVQKKTFTKWVNSHLCRVNCRIADLYVDMRDGKHLIKLLEVLSGERLPKPTKGKMRIHCLENVDKALQFLREQRVHLENIGSHDIVDGNASLNLGLIWTIILRFQIQDITIEEVDNKETKSAKDALLLWCQMKTAGYHNVNVRNFTTSWRDGLAFNAIIHKHRPDLVQFEKLSKTNAIHNLNNAFDVAEDKLGLAKLLDAEDVFVEHPDEKSIITYVVTYYHYFSKLKQETVQGKRIGKVVGIAMENDKMVHDYEHFTSDLLKWIETTIQSLGEREFENSLTGVQGQLAQFSNYRTIEKPPKFVEKGNLEVLLFTLQSKMRANNQKPYTPKEGKMISDINKAWERLEKAEHERELALREELIRQEKLEQLAARFDRKASMRETWLSENQRLVSQDNFGFDLAAVEAAAKKHEAIETDIFAYEERVQAVVAVCDELESERYHDVKRILLRKDNVMRLWTYLLELLRARRMRLEISLQLQQNFQEMLYILDNMEEIKQLLMTDDYGKHLMGVEDLLQKHSLVEADINILGERVKVVVQNSQKFLSDDPESYKPCDPEIIVSRVQQLEDAYAELVRLAVERRSRLEESRKLWQFYWDTADEENWIKEKEQIVSTDEVGHDLTTVNLMLSKHKALESEITSHDPQLQNVAKVGAELITEGHFGADRIKDRLKEILSKWDHLLDLTKYRRQRLENAVEYFQLFADADDVDNWMLDTLRIVSSEDVGRDEANVQSLLKKHKDVADELKNYAEVIDALHKQAESLKLNEAEKASVDKRLEAIDNRYKELTELAKLRKQRLLDALSLYKLMSEADGVEQWIKEKTKMLDTMTPGKDIEDVEIMKHRFEGFDKEMNANASRVAVVNQLARQLLHVEHPNSDEILERQNHLNQEWSTLREKAEAKMDDLKSAHGVQTFYIECRETISWIEDKKRILTETDSLEMDLTGVMTLQRRLSGMDRDLAAIQAKLSSLEREANSIEDEHPEEAKIIRERIAQIELIWEQLTQMLKERDSKLEEAGDLHRFLRDLDHFQTWLTKTQTDVASEDTPTSLPEAEKLLNQHQSIREEIDNYTEDYKNMMEYGERLTSEGSTSDDPQYMFLRERLNALKDGWEELHQMWENRQVLLSQSLDQQLFNRDARQTEVLLSQQEHFLSKDDTPVNLEQAENQLKRHEAFLTTMEANDDKINTLLQVADTLVEKDHFDADKIGKRAENITGRRDDNRQRALDQHEKLKNQVKLHEFLQDLEELAEWVQEKYATSQDESYRSAKTIHSKWTRHQAFEAEIAANKERLFEAEKSAQELSKEKPEFKDVIEPKLKELAKQFDDLEVHTKEKGAMLFDANREVLVQQTCDDIDSYITDLEKQIVSGDTANDLTSVNILMQKQQVIQTQMAVKARQVEEIDKQTEYLQKTVPEEKIEPIVVKKTAVLERFEKIKAPLLERQKALEKKKEAFQFCRDVEDEKLWIDEKLPVANSPDYGNSLFNVHVLKKKNQSLATEIDNHEPRINAICNNGRKLIDEGHEDAKKFEALISDLTQKWQELKDAIENRRKHLLESEKVQQYFFDAQEAESWMSEQELYMMVEDRGKDEISAQNLMKKHENLEQSVEDYANTIRQLGEVARQFSGDDISSGDAVAVKQSQLDKLYAGLKDLAGERRARLNEALQLFMLSREVDDLEQWITDREVVAGSQELGQDFDHVTLLSERFNEFARDTEAVGGERVAKVNGIADNLIQAGHSDSATIAEWKDNLNESWQDLLELIETRTQMLAASRELHKFFHDCKDVLGRILEKQHGVSDELGRDAGSVSTLQRKHYNFLQDLITLYSQVQQIQEESAKLQDAYAGEKAKEITNREQEVLHAWDNLQTMCGARKQKLADTGDLFRFFNMVRILMIWMEDLVRQMNTSEKPRDVSGVELLMNNHQSLKAEIDTREDNFGACISLGKELLTRNHYASADIKDRLMSLNNSRSALLRRWEERWENLQLILEVYQFARDAAVAEAWLIAQEPYLLSSELGHTIDEVENLIKKHEAFEKSAAAQEERFSALERLTTFELKEMKRRQELAEEAERQRIKEEQEAKAASEAAEQAKREAERRDDVDVGASHDDSAAKDTAVEFERVVEIQTAGSNTRRWRGSRGLCDTKARVGLDHQEGL, from the coding sequence ATGACAACGGACATTTCGATTGTTCGCTGGGATCCCAGCCAGGGTCCTGGCAACGAGTACATCGATGAGTACGAGTACGATGGCGGCAACTCCAGTTCCCGACTGTTCGAGCGGTCCAGGATCAAGGCGCTGGCCGAGGAGCGCGAGAGTGTGCAAAAGAAAACCTTTACCAAGTGGGTAAACTCGCATCTCTGCCGTGTTAACTGCCGTATTGCCGATCTCTATGTGGATATGCGGGATGGCAAGCACCTGATCAAGCTGCTGGAGGTCCTGTCCGGAGAACGTCTGCCCAAACCCACTAAGGGCAAGATGCGCATTCACTGCCTGGAGAATGTGGACAAGGCGCTGCAGTTCCTTCGCGAACAGCGCGTCCATCTGGAGAATATTGGCTCCCATGACATAGTCGATGGCAATGCTTCCCTCAATTTGGGCCTGATTTGGACCATCATCCTGCGCTTCCAGATCCAGGACATCACCATCGAGGAGGTGGACAACAAGGAGACCAAGTCGGCCAAGGACGCTCTTCTGCTCTGGTGCCAGATGAAGACAGCCGGCTATCACAATGTGAACGTGCGCAACTTCACCACCTCGTGGCGAGATGGCCTGGCCTTTAATGCCATCATCCACAAACACCGTCCGGATTTGGTTCAGTTCGAGAAGCTCTCGAAGACGAACGCGATCCACAATCTGAACAACGCCTTCGATGTGGCCGAGGACAAACTGGGCCTGGCCAAGCTCCTCGATGCGGAGGATGTGTTCGTCGAGCATCCGGACGAGAAGTCCATCATCACGTACGTGGTCACCTACTATCACTACTTCAGCAAACTCAAACAGGAGACGGTGCAGGGCAAGCgtattggcaaagtggttggCATTGCCATGGAGAATGACAAGATGGTCCACGACTACGAGCACTTCACCAGCGATCTGCTTAAGTGGATCGAAACGACCATCCAGTCGCTGGGCGAACGTGAGTTCGAAAATTCGCTCACCGGCGTCCAAGGGCAGTTGGCCCAGTTCTCCAACTACCGCACCATCGAGAAGCCGCCCAAGTTCGTGGAGAAGGGCAACCTGGAAGTCCTGCTGTTCACCCTACAGTCCAAGATGCGGGCCAACAACCAGAAGCCCTACACACCCAAGGAGGGCAAGATGATTTCGGACATCAATAAGGCCTGGGAGCGACTCGAGAAGGCCGAGCACGAACGCGAGTTGGCCCTGCGCGAGGAGCTAATCCGGCAGGAGAAACTGGAGCAGCTGGCCGCCCGCTTTGATCGCAAGGCCTCGATGCGCGAGACCTGGCTGTCCGAGAACCAACGGCTAGTCAGCCAGGACAACTTTGGATTCGATCTGGCGGCCGTGGAGGCGGCGGCCAAGAAGCACGAGGCCATCGAAACCGACATCTTCGCCTACGAGGAGCGTGTCCAGGCGGTGGTGGCCGTTTGCGATGAACTGGAATCGGAGCGTTATCACGATGTGAAGCGCATCCTGCTGCGCAAGGACAATGTGATGCGCTTGTGGACCTATCTGCTGGAACTCCTGAGGGCGCGTCGTATGCGTCTTGAGATCtcgctgcagctgcagcagaaCTTCCAGGAGATGCTCTACATCCTGGACAACATGGAGGAGATCAAGCAGCTGCTGATGACCGACGACTACGGCAAGCATCTGATGGGCGTGGAGGATCTGCTGCAGAAGCACTCGCTTGTCGAGGCCGACATCAACATTCTGGGTGAGCGCGTCAAGGTGGTGGTTCAGAACTCGCAAAAGTTCCTGAGCGACGACCCGGAGTCGTACAAGCCCTGCGATCCAGAGATCATTGTGTCCCGCGTCCAGCAGCTGGAGGATGCCTACGCGGAGCTGGTTCGTCTGGCTGTGGAACGTCGCAGCCGCCTGGAGGAGAGCCGCAAACTGTGGCAGTTCTACTGGGACACCGCCGACGAGGAGAACTGGATCAAGGAGAAGGAGCAGATTGTCTCGACGGATGAGGTCGGCCACGACCTGACCACCGTCAATCTGATGCTCAGCAAGCACAAGGCCCTGGAGTCGGAGATCACGTCGCACGATCCGCAGCTGCAGAATGTGGCCAAGGTCGGGGCGGAGCTGATCACCGAGGGCCACTTCGGCGCGGACCGCATCAAGGACCGATTGAAGGAGATCCTCTCCAAGTGGGATCATCTGCTGGACCTCACCAAGTACCGCCGCCAGCGCTTGGAGAACGCCGTCGAGTACTTCCAGCTGTTTGCCGATGCCGACGATGTGGACAACTGGATGTTGGACACCCTGCGCATCGTCTCCAGCGAGGATGTTGGTCGCGACGAGGCCAATGTCCAGTCCCTGCTGAAGAAGCACAAGGATGTGGCCGACGAGCTGAAGAACTACGCCGAGGTGATCGACGCCCTGCACAAACAGGCGGAGAGTCTGAAGCTCAACGAGGCGGAGAAGGCGAGTGTGGACAAGCGGCTGGAGGCGATCGACAACCGGTACAAGGAACTCACCGAGCTGGCCAAGCTGCGCAAGCAACGACTGCTCGATGCCCTCAGCCTGTACAAGCTCATGTCCGAGGCAGATGGAGTGGAGCAATGGATTAAGGAGAAGACCAAGATGCTGGACACAATGACACCGGGCAAGGATATCGAGGATGTCGAGATCATGAAGCATCGCTTCGAGGGTTTCGACAAGGAGATGAACGCCAATGCCTCGCGCGTGGCCGTGGTTAATCAGTTGGCTCGCCAGCTGCTCCATGTGGAGCATCCCAATTCCGATGAGATTCTGGAGCGACAGAACCACCTCAACCAGGAGTGGTCGACGCTGCGCGAGAAGGCCGAGGCCAAGATGGATGATCTGAAGTCCGCCCACGGCGTCCAGACCTTCTACATCGAGTGCCGCGAGACGATCTCGTGGATCGAGGACAAGAAGCGCATCCTCACCGAAACCGACAGTCTGGAGATGGATCTCACCGGTGTGATGACACTGCAGCGTCGCCTTAGCGGCATGGACCGCGACTTGGCCGCCATCCAGGCCAAGCTCTCCAGCTTGGAGCGCGAGGCCAACAGCATCGAGGATGAGCATCCGGAGGAAGCCAAGATCATCCGCGAGCGCATTGCCCAGATCGAGTTGATTTGGGAGCAGCTAACCCAGATGCTTAAGGAGCGCGACTCGAAGCTGGAGGAGGCTGGCGATCTTCACCGTTTCCTGCGCGATCTAGATCACTTCCAGACCTGGTTGACCAAAACCCAGACGGACGTGGCCTCCGAGGACACGCCCACATCCCTGCCAGAGGCTGAGAAGCTGCTCAACCAACATCAATCGATCCGCGAGGAGATTGACAACTACACGGAGGACTACAAGAACATGATGGAGTACGGCGAGCGGCTGACCTCGGAGGGCAGCACTTCGGACGATCCGCAGTACATGTTCCTGCGGGAGCGCTTGAACGCCCTGAAGGATGGCTGGGAGGAGCTGCATCAGATGTGGGAGAACCGACAGGTTCTGTTGTCGCAGAGCTTGGACCAGCAGCTGTTCAACCGCGATGCCCGCCAGACGGAAGTCCTGCTCAGCCAGCAGGAGCACTTCCTTAGCAAGGACGACACCCCAGTCAACCTGGAGCAGGCCGAGAACCAGCTCAAGCGCCACGAGGCCTTCCTCACCACCATGGAGGCCAACGATGACAAGATCAACACGCTGCTGCAGGTGGCCGACACTCTGGTCGAGAAGGATCACTTTGACGCGGACAAGATTGGCAAGCGGGCGGAGAATATCACCGGACGTCGGGATGACAACCGTCAGCGAGCTCTGGATCAGCACGAGAAGCTCAAGAACCAGGTGAAACTGCACGAGTTCCTGCAGGATCTGGAAGAGCTGGCCGAGTGGGTGCAGGAGAAGTACGCCACCTCGCAGGATGAGTCGTACAGGAGCGCAAAGACCATCCACTCCAAGTGGACGCGCCACCAGGCCTTCGAGGCGGAGATTGCTGCCAATAAGGAGCGCCTGTTCGAGGCGGAGAAGTCCGCCCAAGAGCTGTCCAAGGAGAAGCCCGAGTTCAAGGATGTGATCGAGCCCAAGCTCAAGGAGCTGGCCAAGCAGTTCGATGACCTGGAGGTGCACACCAAGGAGAAGGGCGCCATGCTGTTTGACGCCAATCGCGAGGTGCTTGTCCAGCAGACCTGCGATGACATCGACTCCTACATTACCGATCTGGAGAAGCAGATTGTCAGCGGAGACACAGCCAACGATCTGACATCCGTGAACATCCTGATGCAGAAGCAGCAGGTCATCCAGACCCAGATGGCGGTCAAGGCCCGCCAAGTGGAGGAGATCGACAAGCAGACCGAATATCTGCAGAAGACGGTGCCCGAGGAGAAGATCGAACCGATTGTGGTGAAGAAGACGGCCGTGCTCGAGCGATTCGAGAAGATTAAGGCCCCGTTGCTGGAGCGTCAAAAGGCGCTGGAGAAGAAGAAGGAAGCCTTCCAGTTCTGCCGCGATGTCGAGGACGAGAAGCTCTGGATCGACGAGAAGCTGCCGGTGGCCAATTCGCCGGACTACGGCAACTCGCTCTTCAATGTGCATGTCCTCAAGAAGAAGAACCAGTCGCTGGCCACAGAGATCGACAACCACGAGCCGCGCATCAACGCCATCTGCAACAATGGCCGCAAGCTGATCGACGAGGGCCACGAGGATGCCAAGAAGTTCGAGGCGCTGATCAGCGATCTGACCCAGAAGTGGCAGGAGCTCAAGGATGCCATCGAGAACCGCCGGAAGCACCTGCTGGAGTCGGAGAAGGTGCAACAGTATTTCTTCGACGCCCAGGAGGCGGAGTCATGGATGAGCGAACAGGAGCTCTACATGATGGTCGAGGATCGCGGCAAGGACGAGATCAGTGCCCAGAATCTGATGAAGAAGCACGAGAACCTGGAGCAGTCGGTGGAGGACTATGCCAACACCATTCGCCAGCTGGGCGAGGTGGCGCGCCAGTTCAGCGGGGATGACATCTCTTCGGGCGATGCCGTGGCCGTCAAGCAGTCGCAGCTGGACAAACTCTATGCCGGGCTCAAGGATCTGGCTGGCGAGAGGAGGGCCCGTCTCAACGAGGCCCTGCAGCTGTTCATGCTGAGCCGCGAGGTGGACGATCTGGAGCAATGGATCACCGACCGCGAGGTGGTGGCCGGTTCCCAGGAACTTGGCCAGGACTTTGACCACGTCACCCTGCTGTCGGAGCGCTTCAATGAGTTCGCCCGCGACACAGAGGCCGTGGGTGGCGAGCGAGTGGCCAAGGTGAACGGCATTGCCGACAATCTCATCCAGGCCGGGCACTCCGACTCCGCCACGATCGCCGAATGGAAGGACAACCTAAACGAATCGTGGCAGGACCTGCTGGAGCTAATCGAAACCCGCACCCAAATGCTGGCCGCTTCCCGGGAGCTGCACAAATTCTTCCACGACTGCAAGGATGTGTTGGGCCGCATCCTGGAGAAACAGCACGGCGTATCGGACGAACTCGGACGCGATGCCGGCTCCGTGTCGACGCTTCAGCGCAAGCACTACAACTTCCTGCAGGACCTCATCACCCTATACTCACAGGTCCAGCAGATCCAAGAGGAGTCGGCCAAACTGCAGGACGCCTATGCCGGTGAGAAGGCCAAGGAGATAACCAATCGAGAACAGGAGGTTCTCCACGCCTGGGACAATCTGCAGACGATGTGCGGCGCCCGCAAACAGAAACTGGCCGATACGGGCGATCTGTTCCGCTTCTTCAACATGGTGCGCATCCTGATGATCTGGATGGAGGACCTCGTCCGCCAAATGAACACCTCGGAGAAGCCGCGCGACGTGTCCGGCGTGGAGCTGCTGATGAACAACCACCAGAGCCTCAAGGCCGAGATCGACACGAGGGAGGACAACTTCGGAGCGTGCATCTCGTTGGGCAAGGAGCTGCTCACCCGCAACCACTACGCCTCCGCGGACATTAAGGATCGCCTGATGTCGCTGAACAACAGCCGCAGTGCCCTGCTCCGCCGCTGGGAGGAGCGCTGGGAGAATCTCCAGCTGA